From the genome of Mycetocola spongiae, one region includes:
- a CDS encoding DEAD/DEAH box helicase, translating into MTSPDNTPHGEADTARAAQTFTELGLDDAVLKALKDVGYETPSAIQAATIPPLLAGRDVVGLAQTGTGKTAAFALPILSRLDATQKTPQALVLAPTRELALQVCEAFERYAAHLKGVRVLPVYGGQGYGVQLSALRRGVQVVVGTPGRIMDHLNKGTLDLSELKYLVLDEADEMLKMGFAEDVETILADTPDDKQVALFSATMPPQIRRISKKYLNDPEEITVKNKTTTSVNTTQRYLVVGYPQKVDALTRILEVENFEGMIIFTRTKNETETLAEKLRARGYSAAAINGDVAQAQRERTVNQLKSGKLDILVATDVAARGLDVERISHVVNFDIPIDTESYVHRIGRTGRAGRSGVAISFVTPRERRLLTAIERATRQPLEQMQLPSVDNVNATRLTRFDDAITEALGQTSRIERFREIIGHYVEHHDVPEADVAAALAVVAQGETPLLLSAEDERAQQRRDRDERDRERTARTGERRDDRGPRKFDRDDRGARSERPERRPRSSERPMSSYRIAVGKRQKVEPRQIVGALANEGGLSREDFGAIQIRPDFSLVELPADMPGDVLGRLENTRIGGKLIEIRPDRGAPARRSFDDDRGDRRPPRRSYDR; encoded by the coding sequence ATGACATCCCCTGACAACACGCCGCACGGCGAGGCAGACACTGCCCGCGCAGCACAGACTTTCACCGAGCTTGGCCTCGATGACGCCGTACTGAAGGCACTCAAGGACGTCGGGTACGAGACCCCCTCGGCCATCCAGGCCGCCACCATTCCTCCGCTTCTTGCCGGTCGTGACGTTGTGGGCCTGGCCCAGACCGGAACCGGAAAGACCGCAGCCTTCGCGCTGCCGATTCTCTCGCGCCTCGATGCCACCCAGAAGACCCCGCAGGCCCTCGTGCTTGCTCCCACCCGCGAACTGGCCCTTCAGGTCTGCGAGGCGTTTGAACGCTATGCAGCCCACCTGAAGGGTGTGCGCGTGCTCCCCGTTTATGGCGGACAGGGCTACGGCGTTCAGCTCTCCGCGCTGCGCCGCGGCGTCCAGGTTGTGGTGGGTACCCCCGGCCGCATCATGGACCACCTCAATAAGGGCACGCTGGACCTGTCCGAGCTGAAGTACCTGGTGCTGGACGAGGCCGATGAGATGCTCAAGATGGGCTTCGCGGAGGACGTCGAGACCATCCTGGCCGATACCCCGGACGATAAGCAGGTGGCCCTGTTCTCAGCCACGATGCCGCCCCAGATTCGCCGCATCTCGAAGAAGTACCTGAACGATCCCGAAGAGATCACGGTCAAAAATAAGACCACCACCTCGGTCAACACCACGCAGCGCTATCTGGTGGTGGGCTACCCGCAGAAGGTGGACGCCCTGACCCGGATCCTCGAGGTGGAAAACTTCGAGGGCATGATCATCTTCACGCGCACCAAAAACGAGACCGAGACCCTCGCCGAGAAGCTGCGTGCGCGCGGCTATTCCGCGGCGGCCATCAACGGTGACGTGGCCCAGGCCCAGCGTGAGCGCACCGTGAACCAGCTCAAATCGGGCAAGCTTGATATCCTCGTGGCCACCGATGTGGCGGCGCGTGGTCTCGACGTGGAGCGCATCAGCCACGTGGTGAACTTCGATATCCCGATCGACACCGAGTCCTATGTGCACCGCATCGGTCGCACGGGTCGCGCCGGCCGTTCCGGTGTGGCCATCTCCTTTGTCACGCCGCGCGAGCGTCGCCTGCTCACCGCGATTGAGCGCGCCACGCGCCAGCCGCTCGAGCAGATGCAGCTGCCCAGCGTGGATAACGTCAACGCCACGCGCCTCACCCGCTTTGATGACGCCATCACCGAGGCGCTGGGTCAGACCAGCCGGATCGAGCGTTTCCGCGAGATCATCGGCCACTATGTGGAGCACCACGACGTACCCGAGGCCGATGTGGCCGCGGCCCTCGCCGTGGTGGCCCAGGGTGAGACCCCGCTGCTGCTCTCGGCCGAGGACGAGCGCGCCCAGCAGCGCCGCGATCGCGACGAGCGCGACCGCGAGCGCACGGCCCGCACGGGTGAGCGTCGCGATGACCGCGGCCCGCGTAAATTTGATCGCGATGACCGCGGGGCCCGCAGCGAGCGTCCCGAGCGTCGCCCGCGTTCCAGCGAGCGTCCCATGTCCTCCTATCGCATCGCGGTGGGCAAGCGCCAGAAGGTTGAGCCGCGCCAGATCGTGGGCGCCCTCGCCAATGAGGGTGGCCTGAGCCGCGAGGACTTCGGCGCGATCCAGATTCGTCCCGATTTCTCCCTCGTGGAGCTGCCGGCCGATATGCCCGGTGATGTGCTGGGCCGCCTGGAGAATACCCGCATCGGTGGCAAGCTCATCGAGATCCGCCCCGACCGCGGGGCCCCGGCCCGCCGCTCGTTTGACGACGACCGCGGCGACCGTCGCCCGCCGCGTCGCAGCTACGACCGCTAG
- a CDS encoding sensor histidine kinase: protein MTDTGHTWGPEPSGIAPSAPEARGSEPESVRTSRSDLGRVRRYTVATLWFVNLCFVGTQLLIATDSPVDARIIALTLLSVLSLISMSLLIPRLLRDEPEPLPAMLWVLLASAAATWILANIGEFAGWNWSMTAAAGAGIVICLVPAWWRVGIYLGAMLLIAAVRLAAVLAAGEDPTRAAFTAEEPTFIVFALSLILIPLTYVSVVWSLHVLARMDRARALASELAIARERLRFATDLHDIQGHNLQVIALKSELAERLLIADPAAAARELGQIRTISREALEDTRAVVNNYRTVTVAVEARNAASILRSAGINCTLNIGAENIPEPAGTVLAVAIREATTNLLRHSRATRAAITLDAVDGGRAYLLSVENDGASARAGGGTGLRGLTARAAAIHGSVHAERAGGTFTLTVRIPAPAERTHNR, encoded by the coding sequence ATGACAGATACCGGGCACACCTGGGGCCCCGAACCGAGCGGGATCGCGCCGAGCGCACCCGAAGCGCGCGGCTCCGAACCGGAATCGGTGCGCACCAGCCGCAGCGACCTGGGCCGGGTGCGCCGCTATACCGTGGCGACCCTGTGGTTTGTGAACCTGTGTTTTGTGGGCACCCAGCTGCTGATCGCCACGGATTCCCCCGTGGACGCCCGGATCATCGCGCTCACGCTGCTGAGCGTGCTGAGCCTGATCAGCATGTCGCTGCTGATCCCGCGGCTGCTGCGGGACGAGCCGGAACCGCTGCCCGCGATGCTCTGGGTCCTGCTGGCCTCCGCCGCGGCCACGTGGATCCTCGCCAATATCGGGGAGTTCGCCGGCTGGAACTGGTCGATGACCGCGGCCGCCGGCGCGGGAATCGTGATCTGCCTGGTGCCCGCCTGGTGGCGCGTGGGAATCTATCTGGGCGCGATGCTGCTGATCGCGGCGGTGCGCCTCGCGGCCGTGCTGGCCGCGGGCGAGGACCCCACCCGGGCCGCGTTTACCGCGGAGGAGCCCACGTTTATCGTATTTGCGCTCTCGCTGATTCTGATCCCGCTCACCTATGTCTCGGTGGTGTGGAGCCTGCACGTGCTTGCGCGCATGGATCGCGCCCGCGCGCTGGCCTCCGAGCTGGCGATCGCGCGCGAGCGCCTGCGCTTCGCCACCGACCTGCACGACATCCAGGGTCATAACCTGCAGGTGATCGCGCTGAAGAGCGAGCTCGCTGAGCGGCTCCTGATCGCGGACCCCGCGGCGGCGGCGCGCGAGCTCGGGCAGATCCGCACGATCAGCCGGGAGGCGCTCGAGGATACCCGCGCCGTGGTGAATAATTATCGCACCGTGACCGTCGCGGTGGAGGCCCGCAATGCCGCGTCGATCCTGCGCTCCGCCGGCATCAACTGCACGCTGAATATCGGGGCCGAAAATATCCCCGAGCCCGCCGGGACCGTGCTGGCCGTGGCCATCCGCGAGGCCACCACCAACCTGCTGCGCCATTCCCGTGCCACGCGCGCCGCGATCACCCTGGACGCCGTGGACGGCGGCCGGGCCTATCTGCTGAGCGTGGAAAACGACGGCGCCTCCGCGCGCGCGGGGGGCGGCACGGGGCTGCGCGGGCTCACCGCGCGGGCCGCCGCGATCCACGGAAGCGTCCACGCCGAGCGCGCGGGCGGCACCTTCACCCTGACCGTGCGCATCCCCGCACCCGCCGAGAGGACCCATAACCGATGA
- a CDS encoding sugar phosphate isomerase/epimerase family protein, which yields MTRPITLFTGQWADLPFEEVARLASGWGYDGLEIACWGDHLDSSRWDDDAYIADRLAILKKYNLDVYAISNHLTGQAVCDDPIDSRHRDVLSDAVWGDGEPEGVRRRAAEAMKDTARLAARLGVKTVVGFTGSSIWKYVAMFPPVSQELVDAGYTDFADRWNPILDVFDEVGVRFAHEVHPSEIAYDYWTTVRTLEAIGHREAFGLNWDPSHFIWQELDPVGFIVEFAERIYHVDCKDVKLNVGNGRNGRLGSHLAWADPRRGWDFISTGRGDVPWEASFRALNSIGYAGPISVEWEDAGMDRLLGAPEALEFIRRNAFAAPEAAFDAAFSAR from the coding sequence ATGACGCGACCGATCACCCTGTTCACCGGCCAGTGGGCCGATCTTCCCTTTGAGGAGGTGGCCCGCCTGGCCTCCGGTTGGGGCTATGACGGGCTGGAGATAGCCTGCTGGGGCGACCACCTGGATAGCAGTCGTTGGGATGACGACGCATATATCGCCGACCGGCTGGCGATCCTCAAAAAATATAATCTCGACGTGTATGCGATCTCGAATCATCTCACCGGGCAGGCCGTATGTGATGACCCGATCGATTCCCGCCACCGCGATGTGCTGAGCGATGCGGTCTGGGGCGATGGCGAGCCCGAGGGGGTGCGCCGCCGCGCCGCGGAGGCGATGAAGGATACCGCGCGCCTGGCCGCGAGGCTCGGCGTAAAAACCGTGGTGGGCTTCACCGGCTCCAGTATCTGGAAATATGTGGCGATGTTCCCGCCGGTATCGCAGGAGCTGGTGGACGCCGGCTATACCGATTTTGCGGACCGCTGGAATCCGATCCTCGATGTTTTTGACGAGGTGGGGGTGCGCTTTGCACACGAGGTACACCCGAGCGAGATCGCATATGACTATTGGACCACGGTGCGCACGCTGGAGGCCATCGGGCATCGCGAGGCCTTTGGGCTGAACTGGGACCCGAGCCATTTCATCTGGCAGGAACTGGACCCGGTGGGTTTTATCGTGGAATTTGCCGAGCGGATCTACCACGTGGACTGCAAGGACGTGAAGCTCAACGTGGGCAATGGCCGCAACGGGCGGCTCGGCTCGCACCTGGCCTGGGCGGATCCGCGCCGCGGCTGGGACTTCATCTCCACGGGCCGCGGGGACGTGCCGTGGGAGGCGAGCTTCCGCGCGCTGAACAGCATCGGCTATGCGGGCCCGATCTCGGTGGAGTGGGAGGACGCCGGGATGGATCGGCTCCTCGGCGCGCCCGAGGCGCTTGAGTTCATTCGACGCAATGCCTTTGCGGCCCCCGAGGCCGCCTTCGACGCCGCGTTCAGCGCGCGCTAA
- a CDS encoding GNAT family N-acetyltransferase produces MNSPPIRIVLNPDPARHPELVPLWRAAVEATHAFLTPADIAGYEGRLLRDYFPQVTLAVAQRGEQILGFSGTHAGNLEMLFIDPAWHGRGVGSALLAEARGRFPALTVDVNEENPAAVGFYLARGFIRIGRSATDGEGRPFPLLHLATALPE; encoded by the coding sequence GTGAATTCCCCGCCGATCCGCATCGTACTGAACCCCGATCCCGCGCGCCATCCCGAGTTGGTACCCCTCTGGCGCGCGGCCGTGGAGGCCACCCATGCGTTCCTGACCCCGGCGGATATCGCCGGCTATGAGGGGCGGCTGCTGCGGGATTATTTCCCGCAGGTGACCCTCGCGGTGGCGCAGCGCGGGGAGCAGATCCTGGGCTTTTCCGGAACCCACGCGGGAAACCTGGAGATGCTTTTTATCGATCCGGCCTGGCACGGGCGGGGCGTGGGCAGCGCGCTGCTCGCCGAGGCCCGGGGCCGCTTCCCGGCCCTGACCGTGGACGTGAACGAGGAGAATCCCGCGGCCGTGGGGTTTTATCTCGCGCGCGGATTTATCCGCATCGGGCGCTCGGCCACCGACGGAGAGGGACGCCCCTTTCCGCTGCTGCACCTGGCGACCGCGCTACCCGAATAA
- a CDS encoding YidC/Oxa1 family membrane protein insertase: MDLYSFPPIALLLDGAYWLVSRLQEFVTPFAGEASAALALVILTVLIRTALIPVGRSQVKAEISRKRLAPMIAELQKKYKNRETLQRKTMELYQREGTSPLAGCLPLLLQIPVLSAIYGLFIKPTIHDRPNELLQATLGGLPLSHNLPTLLGGGDAWPRILIYVALLGFMIVIAELQRRYLAPPQAPTPTPPTPAPGAPAMPDLGGLMKAMRWMPYLTVVIAASVPLAAGIYLALTSTWTLAERLILRRVLGARAEREASGPAAVSA, encoded by the coding sequence ATGGACCTTTATTCGTTCCCGCCCATCGCGCTACTGCTAGATGGGGCGTATTGGCTGGTTTCCCGGCTACAGGAATTTGTTACCCCGTTTGCCGGCGAGGCCTCCGCGGCCCTCGCCCTGGTCATTCTCACCGTGCTGATTCGCACGGCCCTCATCCCCGTGGGGCGCTCCCAGGTGAAGGCGGAGATCAGCCGCAAACGCCTCGCTCCGATGATCGCGGAGCTGCAGAAAAAATATAAAAACCGCGAGACGCTGCAGCGCAAAACGATGGAGCTTTATCAGCGCGAGGGCACCTCCCCGCTCGCCGGGTGCCTCCCGCTGCTGCTGCAAATCCCGGTGCTCTCGGCCATCTACGGGCTGTTTATTAAACCCACCATCCACGATCGACCCAATGAGCTGCTTCAGGCCACCCTCGGCGGGCTGCCGCTGAGCCATAACCTCCCGACCCTGCTCGGCGGCGGGGACGCCTGGCCGCGGATCCTCATCTATGTGGCCCTGCTCGGGTTTATGATCGTGATCGCCGAGCTGCAGCGCCGCTATCTGGCCCCGCCGCAGGCCCCCACGCCCACGCCGCCCACCCCGGCTCCCGGCGCCCCGGCGATGCCTGACCTGGGTGGCCTGATGAAGGCCATGCGCTGGATGCCCTATCTCACGGTGGTGATTGCCGCGAGCGTGCCGCTGGCCGCCGGAATCTATCTGGCGCTGACCAGCACCTGGACCCTCGCCGAGCGGCTCATCCTGCGCCGCGTGCTCGGGGCCCGGGCCGAGCGCGAGGCCAGCGGTCCCGCCGCGGTATCCGCCTGA
- a CDS encoding Lrp/AsnC family transcriptional regulator has product MSNKLTLDAIDREILELLAHDGRMSNVDLARRVGLTPPPCLRRVRRLEEAGIISGYGAQVDYAAMGRGFEVVVSVDIGVNDRATMEKFEQDVIGMDEVVEVRRMFGRPDYYIRVAVVDSDAYEGFLTAKLSSLAPVVRIDSHLTMKLFTEIAPEGESRSLTGPV; this is encoded by the coding sequence ATGAGCAATAAACTTACCCTCGACGCGATAGATCGTGAAATTTTAGAACTTCTGGCCCATGACGGCCGGATGTCCAATGTGGATCTGGCCCGCCGGGTGGGGCTCACCCCGCCCCCGTGCCTGCGTCGCGTGCGCCGCCTCGAGGAGGCCGGGATCATCTCGGGCTATGGCGCGCAGGTGGATTATGCCGCGATGGGCCGCGGTTTTGAGGTGGTGGTCTCCGTGGATATCGGGGTGAATGACCGCGCCACGATGGAAAAATTTGAGCAGGACGTCATCGGCATGGACGAGGTGGTGGAGGTGCGGCGCATGTTTGGCCGGCCGGATTATTATATTCGCGTGGCCGTGGTGGACTCGGATGCCTATGAGGGCTTCCTGACCGCAAAGCTCTCCTCGCTCGCGCCCGTGGTGCGTATCGACTCGCATCTCACCATGAAGCTCTTTACCGAGATCGCGCCCGAGGGTGAATCGCGCTCCCTGACCGGCCCGGTCTAG
- a CDS encoding bleomycin resistance protein, giving the protein MTATTEESYLVPELTVTDIRASLAFWVGLCGFSVRYSRPEEGFAYLQRGGIRVMLEQLIPGRNWVTGHLEPPLGRGMNLEMTVAESAPILAALRGAGIALYREPEEQWYRAGESETGVHQFLVQDPDGYLLRFSQPLGSRPLA; this is encoded by the coding sequence ATGACAGCCACCACCGAGGAGTCCTATCTGGTTCCCGAGCTCACGGTCACCGATATCCGGGCGAGCCTCGCGTTCTGGGTGGGCCTGTGCGGCTTTTCCGTGCGCTATAGCCGCCCCGAGGAGGGGTTTGCCTATCTTCAGCGCGGCGGCATCCGGGTGATGCTGGAGCAGCTCATCCCCGGCCGCAACTGGGTCACGGGCCACCTCGAGCCGCCCCTGGGCCGCGGAATGAACCTCGAGATGACCGTGGCCGAGAGCGCACCCATCCTGGCGGCGCTGCGCGGCGCGGGCATCGCGCTCTATCGCGAGCCCGAGGAGCAGTGGTATCGGGCCGGGGAGAGCGAGACGGGGGTGCACCAGTTTTTGGTGCAGGACCCCGACGGCTATCTGCTGCGCTTTTCGCAGCCCCTCGGCTCGCGCCCCCTCGCCTAA
- a CDS encoding DsbA family protein encodes MSPSARRITLITAILCALIAGVLAVIVLTRPSAPAAEPGATRPSAVDASSHVLSSAPNERVVVVEFLDFECETCAAFHPIVEQLRTDFAGEVTFVQRYFPLPGHKNSMTAALAAEAAAGQGRLDEMSTLLFESQETWGEKQDSEAATFRQFAQDLGLDMAAYDAAVADPATRERVIADMDAGKMLGVTGTPTFFVNDEPVHLTAFGDIRAAIEAALAGH; translated from the coding sequence ATGAGCCCCTCTGCCCGCCGCATCACCCTGATCACCGCGATCCTCTGCGCCCTCATCGCCGGCGTGCTCGCCGTGATCGTCCTCACCCGCCCCTCCGCGCCCGCGGCCGAGCCCGGTGCGACGCGGCCCTCCGCGGTGGATGCGTCCAGCCATGTGCTCTCCTCCGCACCCAATGAGCGGGTCGTGGTGGTGGAGTTCCTCGATTTTGAGTGTGAGACCTGTGCCGCGTTCCACCCGATCGTGGAGCAGCTGCGCACCGATTTTGCCGGGGAGGTCACGTTTGTACAGCGCTATTTCCCGCTGCCGGGACATAAAAACTCGATGACCGCTGCCCTCGCCGCCGAGGCGGCCGCGGGCCAGGGCCGGCTGGATGAGATGTCCACGCTGCTCTTTGAGAGCCAGGAAACCTGGGGCGAGAAGCAGGACAGCGAGGCCGCCACGTTCCGGCAGTTCGCCCAGGACCTTGGCCTGGACATGGCCGCCTATGATGCGGCGGTGGCCGATCCCGCCACGCGCGAGCGTGTGATCGCCGATATGGACGCGGGCAAGATGCTCGGCGTCACCGGCACCCCCACGTTTTTTGTGAACGATGAGCCCGTGCATCTCACGGCCTTCGGCGATATTCGCGCGGCCATCGAGGCTGCCCTCGCCGGGCACTAG
- a CDS encoding serine hydrolase domain-containing protein codes for MTAFPPPRILAAILAPAAVLALGIAAMPTPPSFSTSITGDRALGESLRPDFLEAGALDRAAVAVVDGINVTFTGFGAESDTEFEIGSITKAMNAQLFQDAIDRGEVRPTDRLEELLPELLGTPAGGVILRDLATHTSGLPGLPTDAGSMLGVLLDSLRHQNPYHVDTAEMITLATAEELTTPGEYVYSNLGTALLGQALARTAGIDYADLIRTRLFEPLGMGDTRVTTLPGEEGKNATTGFSATGVHENAWAIGGYVPAGGVRSTAADMSSYVVALLAGTAPGMAALDPVPGTEGGLAWMILDTETDQTLTVHNGQTGGFSSFLMLDREAGRGVITLSNTAAQHPAVAYNILTGTEK; via the coding sequence ATGACAGCATTTCCCCCTCCCCGTATCCTCGCCGCGATCCTCGCGCCCGCCGCCGTCCTGGCCCTCGGCATCGCGGCCATGCCCACTCCCCCGAGCTTTTCCACCTCGATCACCGGCGACCGCGCGCTTGGCGAATCGCTGCGCCCCGATTTTCTTGAGGCCGGCGCGCTGGACCGCGCGGCCGTGGCCGTGGTGGACGGCATAAACGTGACCTTCACCGGCTTTGGTGCCGAGAGCGATACCGAGTTTGAGATCGGATCAATCACCAAGGCGATGAACGCCCAGCTTTTCCAGGACGCAATCGACCGCGGGGAGGTCCGGCCCACCGACCGCCTGGAGGAGCTCCTGCCCGAGCTGCTGGGTACCCCGGCGGGCGGCGTGATCCTGCGCGATCTGGCCACCCATACCTCGGGCCTGCCCGGGCTACCCACGGACGCCGGCTCGATGCTCGGGGTGCTGCTCGATTCGCTGCGGCACCAAAATCCCTATCACGTGGATACCGCGGAAATGATCACCCTGGCCACCGCCGAAGAGCTGACCACCCCGGGGGAATACGTGTATTCCAACCTGGGGACCGCGCTGCTGGGCCAGGCCCTGGCCCGCACGGCCGGAATCGATTATGCCGACCTGATCCGGACCCGGCTCTTTGAGCCGCTGGGAATGGGCGATACCCGCGTCACCACGCTCCCGGGCGAGGAGGGCAAAAATGCCACGACCGGGTTCAGCGCCACGGGTGTGCACGAGAACGCCTGGGCCATCGGCGGCTATGTTCCGGCTGGGGGCGTGCGCTCAACCGCCGCGGATATGTCCAGCTATGTGGTGGCGCTGCTTGCGGGCACCGCACCGGGTATGGCGGCGCTGGACCCGGTTCCGGGCACGGAGGGCGGCCTGGCCTGGATGATCCTGGACACCGAAACGGACCAGACCCTGACCGTGCACAACGGCCAGACCGGCGGTTTCTCCTCGTTTCTGATGCTCGACCGCGAGGCCGGTCGCGGCGTGATCACCCTGAGCAATACCGCCGCGCAGCACCCCGCCGTGGCCTATAACATCCTCACCGGAACGGAAAAATAA
- a CDS encoding DUF6412 domain-containing protein, translating into MLREFGIIGHYLTVLMDQFINAQSLGALAATGVVGLLMLTLTLCAMKVLPAMGFIVASSMRNRLRHRENSYRVPSQSDPNAAGKSRPRAPTAPLAVA; encoded by the coding sequence ATGCTTCGCGAGTTCGGAATCATCGGCCACTACCTCACGGTGCTGATGGACCAGTTCATCAACGCCCAGTCCCTCGGCGCGCTGGCCGCCACCGGCGTGGTGGGCCTGCTGATGCTCACGCTCACCCTGTGTGCAATGAAGGTGCTGCCCGCGATGGGTTTTATCGTGGCCTCCTCGATGCGCAACCGGCTCCGCCATCGCGAAAATAGCTATCGCGTTCCGAGCCAGAGCGATCCCAATGCGGCGGGTAAATCGCGTCCGCGAGCGCCCACGGCGCCCCTCGCGGTCGCCTAA
- a CDS encoding response regulator transcription factor, with product MIRILIADDEELIRGALVALLGLEPDLQVVADVADGEAAVAAAVEHRPDVVLLDLEMPRLDGVDAATQILRRVTTRAVLVTRHARPGTLKRALGAGISGFVPKSTPASELAQIIRAVAGGDRYIDPSLAAAALTEAESPLTARERDVLRLTREGLSTKLVAKSLNLAHGTVRNHTSSAMMKLHADSRISAAALAWERGWI from the coding sequence ATGATCCGCATCCTGATTGCCGATGACGAGGAGCTGATCCGCGGGGCGCTGGTGGCGCTGCTGGGGCTGGAACCCGATCTGCAGGTGGTGGCCGATGTGGCCGATGGTGAGGCCGCCGTGGCCGCCGCGGTGGAGCATCGCCCCGATGTGGTGCTCCTGGATCTGGAGATGCCGCGCCTGGACGGCGTGGACGCCGCCACACAGATCCTGCGCCGGGTCACCACGCGCGCGGTGCTCGTGACGCGGCACGCCCGCCCGGGCACCCTGAAGCGCGCGCTGGGGGCGGGAATCAGCGGATTTGTGCCGAAGTCCACGCCCGCCTCCGAGCTCGCGCAGATCATTCGCGCGGTGGCCGGGGGAGACCGCTATATCGATCCGAGCCTGGCCGCGGCCGCGCTGACCGAGGCGGAGAGCCCGCTGACCGCGCGCGAGCGCGATGTTTTGAGGCTGACCCGGGAGGGGCTCTCCACCAAGCTGGTGGCCAAATCGCTGAACCTCGCGCACGGCACGGTGCGTAATCACACGTCCTCCGCGATGATGAAGCTACACGCCGATTCGCGCATTAGCGCGGCGGCGCTCGCATGGGAGCGCGGCTGGATTTAG
- a CDS encoding Gfo/Idh/MocA family protein, whose product MIGAGFMGAAHSQGWRVAPSFFDLNGPVEMALLVGRDPEKTAAAAEQWGWAESGVDWRAAIAREDIDIVDIVTPGDSHAEIALAALAAGKHVLCEKPLANTVAEAAEMTRAAERAEAAGVRSMVGFTYRRVPAVALARELVRAGRIGTVRQVRASYLQDWLTEESDPLAWRLQREHAGSGALGDIGAHAIDLAQYITGDQIEGVSGTLQTIVPERPLTAGGSHYGPVTVDDLALFTARFGPGYLGSFEATRFATGRKNSLRIEIAGSRGALSFDLESLNELGLYDSTEPATEQGFKRIMVTDPGHPYLEAWWPAGHLLGYEHGFSHQARDLVLAIRAGENPAPSFAEGLRVQRVLTAVEESADNGSAWTTV is encoded by the coding sequence ATGATCGGCGCCGGATTTATGGGGGCCGCGCACTCCCAGGGCTGGCGGGTTGCCCCGAGCTTTTTTGACCTAAACGGACCCGTGGAGATGGCCCTCCTGGTGGGCCGCGATCCCGAAAAAACCGCCGCCGCGGCCGAACAATGGGGCTGGGCCGAGAGCGGCGTGGACTGGCGCGCCGCGATCGCCCGCGAGGATATCGACATCGTGGATATCGTGACCCCGGGCGACTCCCACGCCGAGATCGCCCTCGCGGCACTCGCCGCCGGAAAACACGTGCTGTGTGAAAAACCCCTGGCCAATACCGTGGCCGAGGCCGCCGAGATGACCCGCGCCGCGGAGCGGGCCGAGGCCGCGGGCGTGCGCTCGATGGTGGGCTTCACCTATCGCCGGGTGCCCGCGGTGGCCCTCGCCCGCGAGCTGGTGCGGGCAGGACGCATCGGCACCGTGCGCCAGGTGCGTGCCTCCTATCTTCAGGACTGGCTCACCGAGGAGAGCGATCCGCTGGCCTGGCGGTTGCAGCGCGAGCACGCCGGCTCGGGGGCGCTCGGCGATATCGGGGCGCATGCGATTGACCTCGCCCAGTACATCACCGGGGATCAGATCGAGGGGGTCTCCGGAACCCTGCAGACCATCGTGCCCGAGCGGCCGCTGACCGCGGGCGGCAGCCACTACGGTCCGGTCACGGTGGACGACCTGGCGCTGTTTACCGCGCGCTTTGGCCCGGGCTATCTGGGCTCCTTTGAGGCCACCCGCTTTGCCACCGGACGCAAAAACTCGCTGCGGATCGAGATTGCCGGCTCGCGCGGGGCGCTCAGCTTTGACCTGGAATCCCTCAACGAGCTGGGCCTCTACGACTCCACCGAACCGGCCACCGAGCAGGGGTTTAAACGGATCATGGTGACCGATCCGGGGCATCCCTATCTGGAGGCCTGGTGGCCCGCGGGACACCTGCTGGGCTATGAGCACGGCTTTTCCCATCAGGCCCGGGACCTGGTGCTGGCCATTCGCGCGGGCGAGAACCCCGCGCCCAGCTTTGCCGAGGGCCTGCGCGTGCAGCGCGTGCTGACGGCGGTGGAGGAGAGCGCCGATAACGGCAGCGCCTGGACCACGGTTTAA